A portion of the Rhodanobacter sp. AS-Z3 genome contains these proteins:
- a CDS encoding acyl-CoA-binding protein, translated as MTDLRHEFEQAAEDIQRMGNRPDNDTLLKLYALYKQGSEGDLKRTPPGFFDFVGTAKHEAWAQLNGVAEEEAMRRYIALVQQLLA; from the coding sequence ATGACCGATCTTCGCCACGAGTTCGAGCAGGCTGCCGAAGACATCCAGCGCATGGGAAATCGGCCAGACAACGATACCCTGCTGAAGCTGTATGCCCTGTACAAGCAAGGGTCAGAGGGCGATCTCAAGCGCACTCCACCCGGCTTCTTCGACTTCGTCGGCACCGCCAAACACGAGGCATGGGCGCAGTTGAACGGGGTTGCGGAGGAAGAGGCGATGCGTCGTTACATCGCCCTGGTACAGCAACTGCTGGCGTGA
- the cmk gene encoding (d)CMP kinase, which yields MSHTPVPVLTIDGPSGSGKGTISALVAERLGWRLLDSGALYRAVGYAAGMAGLDLSDEQAMTRCAQNTKIHFRAAADGGETRVVVNGHDATDELRTETAGAAASAIASMPPVREALVALQLGFRKSPGLVADGRDMGTVIFPDAAYKVFLTASAAERAKRRYKQLKEKGLSVTLAGLQREIEARDSRDASRTVAPLKPADDALLVDTTGMGIDEVVAKVFAVVRP from the coding sequence ATGAGCCATACCCCCGTCCCCGTACTCACCATCGACGGACCGTCGGGCTCGGGCAAAGGCACCATCAGTGCACTGGTTGCCGAACGGCTGGGCTGGCGATTGCTGGACTCTGGGGCTCTTTATCGCGCCGTGGGATACGCCGCCGGCATGGCCGGACTGGACCTGTCCGACGAGCAAGCCATGACGCGCTGTGCGCAGAACACCAAGATCCATTTCCGGGCAGCAGCGGATGGCGGTGAGACCCGGGTTGTCGTCAACGGCCATGATGCCACCGACGAATTGCGCACCGAAACCGCCGGGGCCGCCGCGTCGGCGATTGCCTCGATGCCGCCGGTGCGCGAAGCCCTGGTAGCGCTGCAACTGGGCTTTCGCAAGTCACCGGGGCTGGTGGCCGACGGGCGCGACATGGGCACGGTGATCTTTCCGGACGCCGCGTACAAGGTTTTCCTCACCGCCAGTGCCGCCGAACGGGCGAAAAGGCGCTATAAGCAGTTGAAGGAAAAGGGACTCAGCGTTACACTGGCTGGCCTTCAGCGCGAAATTGAAGCGCGTGACAGTCGCGATGCATCGCGCACCGTTGCGCCGCTCAAGCCCGCCGATGACGCCTTGCTGGTAGATACCACCGGCATGGGCATCGACGAAGTCGTTGCGAAAGTATTTGCCGTCGTGCGGCCCTGA
- a CDS encoding NADPH-dependent 2,4-dienoyl-CoA reductase, translating into MNYPNLFAPLDLGHVTLPNRILMGSMHTGLEDKARDYDKLAAYFAERARGGVGLMVTGGISPSIEGWLKPFGGRLTMPWHKPRHRKLTDAVHAEGGRVCMQILHAGRYGYHPLSVAPSKIKSPITPFTPRALSARGVERTINDFVHCAKLARDAGYDGVEIMGSEGYLINEFIAARTNQRNDNWGGDAARRMRFPIEIVRRTREAVGRDFIIIYRLSMLDLVEGGQDWDEIVALAKGIEAAGASIINTGIGWHEARVPTIVTSVPRAGFAWVTQKLKGEVAIPLVATNRINMPDVAERILAGGEADMVSMARPLLADPAWANKAKAGRSERINTCIACNQACLDHVFQNRRASCLVNPRACHETELKIERTSTRKRIAVIGAGPAGMACASALAERGHTVTLIDQASEIGGQFNYAKQIPGKEEFHETLRYFRHQLQDNGVEVRLGQLADAASLRDAGYDEVVVATGITPRAVNFPGSDDPRVLSYLDVLARHHPVGARVAIIGAGGIGFDVAEFLVEHLPSPTTDVTRWTREWGVDIKLQQRSGLQQPAPEPPARQVWLLQRSEGRPGARLNKTTGWVHRATLKAKRVTMLGKVSYQRFDDQGLHVTIDGEAQILPVDNVILCAGQVPNRVLADELIAAGMKVHVIGGADVAAELDAKRAIDQGTRLASVV; encoded by the coding sequence ATGAACTACCCCAACCTGTTTGCCCCACTTGATTTGGGCCATGTCACGCTGCCCAACCGCATCCTGATGGGTTCGATGCACACGGGTCTGGAGGACAAGGCTCGCGACTACGACAAGTTGGCGGCGTACTTTGCCGAGCGTGCCCGCGGTGGCGTGGGCCTGATGGTTACCGGCGGCATTTCGCCCAGCATCGAAGGTTGGCTGAAACCGTTTGGTGGCCGCTTGACGATGCCTTGGCACAAGCCGCGGCATCGCAAGCTCACTGACGCGGTACATGCCGAGGGTGGACGCGTCTGCATGCAGATCCTGCACGCAGGGCGTTACGGCTATCACCCGTTGTCGGTGGCACCTTCGAAGATCAAATCGCCAATCACCCCGTTCACTCCTCGCGCGCTTTCCGCTCGTGGCGTGGAACGCACGATCAACGACTTCGTGCATTGCGCGAAGCTGGCCCGTGACGCTGGTTATGACGGCGTCGAGATCATGGGTTCGGAAGGCTATTTGATCAACGAGTTCATTGCGGCGCGCACCAATCAACGGAATGACAACTGGGGCGGTGATGCAGCGCGACGGATGCGCTTTCCCATCGAGATCGTGCGCCGTACACGCGAGGCCGTGGGTCGCGACTTCATCATCATCTACCGGCTATCGATGCTCGATCTGGTCGAGGGAGGTCAGGATTGGGATGAAATCGTCGCTCTGGCCAAGGGCATCGAAGCGGCTGGCGCCAGTATCATCAATACGGGCATTGGTTGGCACGAGGCACGTGTACCAACGATTGTCACAAGTGTGCCGCGGGCCGGTTTCGCCTGGGTCACGCAGAAACTCAAGGGCGAGGTCGCCATTCCGCTGGTAGCCACCAATCGTATCAACATGCCCGACGTCGCCGAGCGCATTCTTGCCGGTGGGGAAGCCGACATGGTGTCGATGGCGCGTCCGTTGCTGGCCGATCCCGCGTGGGCGAACAAGGCAAAAGCCGGTCGCAGCGAGCGCATCAACACCTGCATCGCCTGCAATCAGGCCTGCCTCGACCATGTTTTCCAGAACCGCCGCGCCAGCTGCCTGGTCAACCCGCGGGCCTGCCACGAGACCGAACTCAAGATCGAACGGACCAGCACCCGCAAACGCATTGCCGTGATCGGCGCGGGTCCAGCCGGCATGGCCTGCGCCAGTGCGCTGGCCGAACGCGGCCACACAGTAACCCTGATCGATCAGGCCAGCGAGATCGGTGGACAGTTCAATTACGCCAAGCAGATTCCGGGCAAGGAAGAATTCCACGAGACCCTGCGCTACTTCCGTCATCAACTCCAGGACAACGGCGTCGAAGTGCGACTGGGCCAGCTTGCCGATGCTGCGTCATTGCGCGACGCGGGTTACGACGAGGTGGTCGTTGCGACCGGCATCACGCCACGAGCGGTGAATTTTCCCGGTAGCGATGATCCACGCGTACTGAGTTACCTCGACGTGCTGGCCCGGCACCACCCGGTGGGTGCTCGAGTAGCCATCATTGGTGCCGGTGGCATTGGCTTCGACGTGGCCGAATTCCTGGTTGAACACCTGCCCTCACCCACCACCGACGTGACCCGGTGGACGCGGGAATGGGGCGTGGACATAAAGCTGCAGCAACGCAGCGGCTTGCAGCAGCCAGCCCCCGAACCACCTGCACGGCAGGTATGGTTGCTTCAGCGCAGCGAAGGACGCCCTGGTGCGCGACTCAACAAGACCACTGGCTGGGTGCATCGCGCCACGCTGAAAGCCAAGCGGGTGACCATGCTTGGCAAGGTCAGCTATCAGCGCTTCGACGATCAGGGGCTTCATGTCACGATCGACGGTGAGGCGCAGATCCTGCCGGTGGACAACGTCATCCTGTGTGCTGGTCAGGTACCCAATCGCGTCCTGGCTGACGAACTGATTGCCGCAGGCATGAAAGTGCATGTGATTGGTGGTGCCGACGTGGCCGCCGAACTCGATGCCAAGCGCGCCATCGACCAGGGCACTCGATTGGCCAGCGTCGTCTAG
- the rpsA gene encoding 30S ribosomal protein S1 encodes MTESFAELFEQSQGAISKLKPGAIVTGIVVEIRNDVVVINAGLKSEGIVPIEQFKNEEGVLEVQVGDEVKVALEALEDGFGETKLSREKAKRSMVWDDLEQAFDKEETIKGMISGKVKGGFTVDIKDVRAFLPGSLVDVRPVREPTYLEGKELEFKIIKLDRKRNNVVVSRRAVVETEFSAEREQLLERLTEGAVVKGVVKNLTDYGAFVDLGGIDGLLHITDMAWKRVRHPSEVVNVGDELDVRVLKYDKERNRVSLGLKQLGDDPWVAIARRYPVGSRLFGKVSNVTDYGCFVEIEPGVEGLVHVSEMDWTNKNVNPAKVVQVGDETEVTVLDVDEERRRISLGIKQTRSNPWEAFAAMHKKGDKVSGQIKSITDFGVFIGLDGGIDGLVHLSDISWQMSGEDLVRNFKKGDEIEAVVLAVDPERERISLGIKQMEQDPFGQFMAANPRGTIVNGTVKEVDAKGAVIDLGEGVEGYLRANDIAKERIEDATLHLKVGDAVEAKFTGMDRKGRQLALSIRAKDEEDVPDTTVDYSSAASGTTKLGALLKEQFNKAD; translated from the coding sequence ATGACTGAAAGTTTTGCCGAACTGTTTGAACAGAGCCAAGGCGCTATTTCCAAGCTGAAGCCCGGCGCCATCGTCACCGGTATCGTTGTGGAAATCCGCAACGACGTCGTCGTGATCAACGCTGGCCTGAAGAGCGAAGGCATCGTCCCGATCGAGCAGTTCAAGAACGAGGAAGGTGTGCTGGAAGTGCAGGTAGGCGACGAGGTGAAGGTAGCCCTCGAAGCTTTGGAAGACGGTTTCGGCGAGACCAAGCTGTCGCGCGAGAAGGCCAAGCGCTCGATGGTGTGGGACGACCTCGAGCAGGCGTTCGACAAGGAAGAAACGATCAAGGGCATGATCTCGGGCAAGGTGAAGGGCGGTTTCACCGTCGACATCAAGGACGTTCGCGCGTTCCTGCCCGGTTCGCTGGTCGACGTGCGCCCGGTGCGCGAGCCGACCTACCTCGAGGGCAAGGAACTCGAGTTCAAGATCATCAAGCTCGATCGCAAGCGCAACAACGTGGTGGTCAGCCGCCGCGCCGTTGTCGAGACCGAGTTCTCCGCCGAGCGTGAGCAGCTGCTTGAGCGCCTGACCGAGGGTGCCGTCGTCAAGGGTGTGGTGAAGAACCTCACCGATTACGGCGCATTCGTGGACCTGGGCGGCATCGACGGCCTGCTGCACATCACCGATATGGCGTGGAAGCGCGTGCGTCATCCGTCCGAAGTCGTCAATGTTGGCGACGAGCTGGACGTGCGCGTGCTGAAGTACGACAAGGAGCGCAACCGCGTTTCGCTGGGCCTGAAGCAGCTGGGCGACGACCCGTGGGTCGCCATTGCCCGCCGCTACCCGGTCGGCAGCCGTCTGTTCGGCAAGGTTTCCAACGTCACTGATTACGGCTGCTTCGTCGAGATCGAGCCGGGCGTGGAAGGCCTGGTGCACGTGTCCGAAATGGATTGGACCAACAAGAACGTCAACCCGGCCAAGGTGGTTCAGGTCGGTGACGAAACCGAAGTCACCGTGCTGGACGTGGACGAGGAGCGTCGCCGCATCTCGCTGGGTATCAAGCAGACCCGCTCGAACCCGTGGGAAGCCTTCGCAGCGATGCACAAGAAGGGCGACAAGGTTTCCGGTCAGATCAAGTCGATCACCGACTTCGGTGTGTTCATCGGCCTGGACGGCGGTATCGACGGTCTGGTGCACCTGTCCGATATCTCGTGGCAGATGTCCGGCGAAGATCTGGTTCGCAACTTCAAGAAGGGCGACGAGATCGAGGCCGTGGTGCTGGCGGTTGATCCAGAGCGCGAGCGCATCTCGCTCGGCATCAAGCAGATGGAGCAGGATCCGTTCGGCCAGTTCATGGCAGCGAATCCGCGCGGCACGATCGTCAACGGCACCGTCAAGGAAGTCGATGCGAAGGGCGCCGTGATCGATCTGGGCGAGGGCGTCGAGGGTTACCTGCGTGCCAACGACATTGCCAAGGAGCGTATCGAAGATGCCACGTTGCATCTGAAGGTGGGCGACGCGGTTGAAGCCAAGTTCACGGGTATGGATCGCAAGGGTCGCCAGCTGGCGCTCTCGATTCGCGCCAAGGACGAGGAAGATGTGCCGGATACGACGGTCGATTACTCGTCCGCCGCCAGCGGTACGACCAAGCTTGGCGCGCTGCTCAAAGAGCAGTTCAACAAGGCCGATTGA
- the greA gene encoding transcription elongation factor GreA, producing the protein MSRPPVTKTGSERLRAELEKLKSVDRPRIIAAIAEARAHGDLKENAEYHAARELQSFTEGRIAQLEALLSNAEVIDVAKLNPGKRVVFGAIVNLEDEDSGAAVTYQIVGDLEADIKLSLIAVSSPIARALIGKHEGDSLEFTAPNGVKHYEITGVRYE; encoded by the coding sequence ATGAGTCGCCCACCCGTCACCAAAACCGGCTCTGAGCGCCTGCGCGCCGAGCTTGAAAAACTGAAGTCGGTTGATCGCCCACGTATCATCGCGGCGATTGCCGAAGCCCGCGCGCATGGCGATCTGAAAGAAAATGCCGAGTATCACGCGGCGCGTGAGCTGCAGAGCTTCACCGAAGGGCGAATCGCCCAACTGGAAGCCTTGTTGTCGAACGCCGAAGTGATCGATGTCGCCAAGTTGAATCCGGGCAAGCGCGTTGTCTTTGGTGCAATCGTGAATCTGGAAGACGAAGACAGCGGTGCGGCGGTGACTTACCAGATCGTGGGCGATCTTGAAGCCGATATAAAGCTGAGTTTGATTGCCGTGTCATCCCCGATTGCGCGGGCGCTGATCGGCAAGCATGAAGGTGACAGCCTCGAATTCACGGCGCCGAACGGCGTCAAGCATTACGAAATCACTGGCGTGCGTTACGAGTAA
- the carB gene encoding carbamoyl-phosphate synthase large subunit gives MPKRTDIKSVLIIGAGPIVIGQACEFDYSGAQACKALKEEGYRVILVNSNPATIMTDPDTADAVYIEPINWQTVERIIAKERPDAVLPTMGGQTGLNCALDLADNGVLEKYNVELIGAKREAIRMAEDRELFRVAMGEIGLECPKAEIARTFEQALVTQAKVGYPTVIRPSFTLGGSGGGIAYNREEFEEIVKRGLELSPTSEVLVEESVLGWKEFEMEVVRDTADNCIIVCSIENLDPMGVHTGDSITVAPAQTLTDKEYQRLRDASIAVLRKIGVDTGGSNVQFGINAEDGRVVVIEMNPRVSRSSALASKATGFPIAKIAAKLAVGYTLDELKNDITGGLTPASFEPSIDYVVTKIPRFAFEKFPAADARLTTQMKSVGEVMAIGRTFHESLQKALRGLEIGKTGLNPTGLDIGTDDGLAVLKRELREPRPDRVFHLADAFRAGLSLEEVFNLSRVDPWFLAAFEDIVLTEAEIMAQGITALDEQRMRELKRLGFADARIAELLNTDEAAIRHVRHMLGVRPVYKRVDSCAAEFATSTAYMYSTYEEECEAEPTSRDKIMVLGGGPNRIGQGIEFDYCCVHASLALREDGYETIMVNCNPETVSTDYDTSDRLYFEPLTLEDVLEIVHVEKPKGVIVQYGGQTPLKLARALEAAGVPIIGTSPDSIDLAEDRERFQQMIEKIGLKQPPNRTARNADEALALAREIGYPLVVRPSYVLGGRAMEVVHDDADLSRYIRDAVKVSNDSPVLLDRFLDHAVEVDVDVIADAEGNALIGGIMEHIEEAGVHSGDSSCSLPPYSLSPQIQDELRRQVTAMAKELKVIGLMNTQFAIQGDTVFVLEVNPRASRTVPFVSKATGVPLAKVAARVMAGKSLASLGATREVIPSYYSVKEAIFPFLKFQNVDPILGPEMRSTGEVMGVGRSFGAAFARGHEAAGIKTLIVGKAFLSVRDGDKDRLLPVAKEIIARGFSLVATSGTASYLGEHGVVCERINKVLEGRPHIVDLIKNGEIAYIVNTTEGKQAIADSFSIRREALQHRVTYSTTVAGARALVHSLDFHSDGEVHSLQELHKELNA, from the coding sequence ATGCCTAAGCGTACCGATATCAAGAGCGTTCTCATCATCGGCGCCGGCCCGATCGTCATCGGTCAGGCCTGCGAGTTCGACTACTCCGGCGCGCAGGCATGCAAGGCGCTGAAGGAAGAGGGTTACCGGGTGATCCTGGTGAACTCCAATCCCGCCACGATCATGACCGACCCGGATACCGCCGACGCGGTCTACATCGAGCCGATCAACTGGCAGACCGTCGAGCGCATTATTGCCAAGGAGCGTCCGGACGCGGTGTTGCCGACGATGGGCGGCCAAACTGGCCTGAATTGCGCGCTGGATCTGGCCGATAACGGCGTGCTTGAGAAGTACAACGTCGAACTGATCGGCGCCAAGCGTGAAGCGATCCGCATGGCCGAAGATCGCGAGTTGTTCCGCGTGGCGATGGGCGAAATCGGGCTGGAATGTCCGAAGGCCGAAATTGCGCGCACGTTCGAGCAGGCGCTGGTAACCCAGGCCAAGGTCGGTTATCCCACGGTGATCCGACCCAGCTTCACGCTCGGCGGCTCCGGCGGTGGCATTGCCTACAACCGCGAAGAATTCGAGGAGATCGTCAAGCGCGGGCTTGAGCTTTCGCCGACCAGCGAAGTGCTGGTTGAGGAATCGGTGCTCGGCTGGAAAGAATTCGAGATGGAAGTGGTTCGCGATACCGCGGACAACTGCATCATCGTCTGCTCGATCGAAAACCTGGACCCGATGGGCGTGCATACCGGTGACTCGATCACCGTGGCGCCGGCGCAGACGCTCACCGACAAGGAATACCAGCGCCTGCGCGATGCGTCCATCGCGGTGCTGCGGAAGATCGGCGTGGATACCGGCGGCTCCAACGTGCAGTTCGGCATCAATGCCGAAGACGGTCGCGTGGTGGTCATCGAGATGAACCCGCGCGTGTCACGTTCGTCGGCGCTGGCGTCCAAGGCCACCGGCTTTCCGATCGCGAAGATTGCCGCCAAGCTGGCGGTGGGCTACACGCTGGACGAGCTGAAGAACGACATCACCGGCGGCCTGACCCCGGCGTCGTTCGAGCCGTCGATCGACTACGTGGTCACCAAGATTCCACGTTTTGCGTTTGAGAAATTTCCGGCTGCTGATGCGCGCCTGACCACGCAGATGAAGTCGGTCGGCGAAGTCATGGCGATCGGCCGGACCTTCCACGAGTCGCTGCAAAAGGCTTTGCGTGGTCTGGAGATCGGCAAAACCGGCCTCAATCCGACCGGTCTGGATATCGGCACCGATGACGGGCTGGCTGTGCTCAAGCGCGAACTGCGTGAGCCGCGCCCGGACCGGGTTTTCCATCTTGCTGATGCATTCCGTGCGGGCTTGTCGCTGGAAGAAGTATTCAACCTCAGCCGCGTCGATCCATGGTTCCTCGCTGCGTTCGAGGACATCGTGCTGACCGAAGCGGAGATCATGGCGCAAGGCATCACCGCGCTGGACGAGCAGCGCATGCGTGAGCTCAAGCGACTGGGCTTCGCCGATGCGCGTATTGCCGAGTTGCTGAACACCGACGAAGCCGCCATACGCCATGTACGCCACATGCTGGGCGTTCGCCCGGTGTACAAGCGGGTGGATTCCTGCGCAGCCGAGTTCGCCACCAGCACGGCCTACATGTATTCAACCTACGAGGAAGAATGCGAAGCCGAGCCGACCAGTCGTGACAAGATCATGGTGCTGGGCGGTGGCCCGAACCGGATCGGGCAGGGCATCGAGTTTGATTACTGCTGTGTGCACGCCTCGCTGGCGCTGCGCGAAGATGGTTATGAAACCATCATGGTCAACTGCAATCCGGAAACCGTCTCGACAGATTACGACACCTCCGACCGCCTGTACTTCGAGCCGCTGACCCTGGAAGACGTGCTGGAGATCGTGCACGTCGAGAAGCCGAAGGGCGTGATCGTGCAGTACGGCGGGCAGACGCCGCTGAAACTGGCGCGCGCACTGGAGGCGGCCGGCGTGCCGATCATCGGTACCAGTCCCGACTCGATCGATTTGGCCGAGGATCGTGAGCGCTTCCAGCAGATGATCGAGAAGATCGGCCTGAAGCAGCCGCCAAACCGCACGGCGCGCAACGCCGACGAGGCCTTGGCATTGGCCCGCGAGATCGGCTATCCGCTGGTGGTCCGTCCAAGCTACGTGCTTGGTGGCCGGGCGATGGAAGTGGTGCACGACGACGCCGATCTGTCGCGTTATATCCGCGACGCGGTGAAGGTTTCAAACGATTCGCCGGTGCTGCTGGATCGCTTCCTCGACCACGCCGTGGAAGTCGACGTGGACGTGATCGCCGACGCCGAGGGCAACGCGTTGATCGGCGGCATCATGGAACACATTGAAGAGGCCGGCGTGCATTCGGGCGACTCGTCCTGCTCGCTGCCGCCGTATTCACTTAGCCCGCAGATCCAGGACGAGTTGCGCCGCCAGGTCACCGCGATGGCGAAGGAGTTGAAGGTCATCGGCTTGATGAACACCCAGTTCGCGATCCAGGGCGACACCGTGTTCGTGCTGGAAGTGAATCCCCGTGCCTCGCGTACCGTACCGTTCGTTTCCAAGGCCACCGGCGTACCGTTGGCCAAGGTGGCGGCGCGTGTGATGGCCGGCAAATCGCTTGCCAGCCTCGGTGCCACTCGCGAAGTGATTCCGTCGTACTACTCCGTGAAGGAAGCGATCTTCCCGTTCCTGAAGTTCCAGAACGTCGATCCGATTCTCGGGCCCGAGATGCGTTCCACGGGTGAAGTGATGGGCGTGGGCCGCAGCTTCGGCGCCGCCTTTGCACGGGGTCACGAGGCCGCCGGGATCAAGACGCTCATCGTCGGCAAGGCGTTCCTGTCCGTTCGCGACGGTGACAAGGATCGGCTGCTGCCGGTGGCCAAAGAGATCATTGCGCGCGGTTTCAGCCTGGTGGCGACATCCGGCACGGCGAGCTATTTGGGCGAACACGGGGTGGTCTGCGAACGCATCAACAAAGTGCTGGAAGGGCGTCCGCATATCGTCGACCTGATCAAGAACGGCGAGATCGCATATATCGTCAACACTACCGAGGGCAAACAGGCGATCGCCGATTCGTTCTCGATCCGACGCGAGGCGCTGCAGCATCGCGTCACCTATTCCACCACCGTGGCCGGCGCGCGCGCACTCGTCCATTCGCTCGATTTCCATAGCGATGGCGAAGTGCACAGCCTGCAGGAACTGCACAAGGAGCTCAACGCATGA
- a CDS encoding LysR substrate-binding domain-containing protein: MFDLRQLRYFVAVAEELSFTRAALRLHLSQPPLSQQVRALEEDLGVRLLERTKRHVELTEPGRVFLDQARQILAKADEARSQVTAAAAGYSGQLRLAYSVSVSFHPALPQALLRYSQIAPRVALQLSEMYTEPQYAALLGGQIDVGFVRDVPAHPQAARSVRLNVIDREPLLLALPIGHPLAGRSSLHLAEVAGDAFVSQPRQLVATLYDRLVKLATRAGFQPTIIQHAQQINGLLALVAGGLGLALVPASMRVVRLAGVSYVPLEDADAYLLLALASRAQDTSPVLQQFLATVAETALTPGL, encoded by the coding sequence ATGTTCGATCTTCGCCAATTGCGCTACTTCGTGGCTGTCGCTGAAGAACTGAGCTTCACCCGCGCAGCTTTGCGCCTGCACTTGTCTCAGCCGCCCCTGTCCCAGCAGGTCCGCGCGCTCGAGGAGGACCTTGGGGTCCGTCTGCTGGAGCGGACCAAGCGACATGTCGAGTTGACTGAACCCGGTCGGGTTTTCCTCGACCAGGCGCGACAAATTCTCGCCAAGGCGGATGAAGCTCGCAGCCAGGTCACTGCTGCCGCCGCGGGATACAGCGGCCAGTTGCGTCTGGCTTACAGCGTATCAGTCTCGTTTCATCCAGCGCTGCCGCAGGCGCTGCTTCGTTACAGCCAGATCGCCCCCCGGGTCGCATTGCAGTTGAGCGAAATGTATACCGAACCTCAGTATGCAGCCCTTTTGGGCGGTCAGATCGATGTCGGCTTCGTTCGTGACGTGCCGGCGCATCCACAAGCGGCACGCAGCGTACGGCTGAATGTGATCGACCGCGAACCATTGTTGCTGGCACTGCCCATCGGCCATCCGTTGGCTGGGCGTAGCAGCCTGCACCTGGCCGAGGTCGCCGGTGATGCGTTTGTCTCGCAACCGCGACAACTGGTAGCGACCCTTTACGACCGGCTGGTAAAACTGGCGACCCGGGCGGGCTTTCAGCCCACGATCATTCAGCACGCTCAACAGATCAACGGCTTGTTGGCACTGGTTGCCGGTGGTTTGGGCTTGGCACTGGTACCGGCCAGCATGCGCGTGGTGCGTCTGGCAGGGGTAAGCTACGTGCCCCTGGAGGACGCCGATGCCTATCTGTTACTGGCGTTGGCCTCGCGCGCGCAGGACACCTCACCGGTGCTGCAGCAGTTCCTGGCCACGGTCGCCGAGACGGCTCTTACACCGGGCTTGTGA
- a CDS encoding integration host factor subunit beta has translation MTKSELIEALARRQTHLAFADVEMAVKSVIEQMSHALAHGERIEVRGFGSFALHYRPPRMGRNPKTGEAVALPGKHVPHFKPGKELRERVNQDLDQVTA, from the coding sequence ATGACTAAATCCGAATTGATCGAGGCGCTGGCCAGGCGTCAGACCCATCTTGCGTTTGCCGATGTCGAGATGGCTGTCAAGAGCGTCATCGAACAGATGAGCCATGCCCTGGCTCATGGTGAGCGTATTGAGGTGCGTGGTTTCGGCAGTTTTGCCTTGCACTACCGGCCACCGCGCATGGGGCGCAACCCGAAGACCGGCGAAGCCGTGGCCTTGCCTGGCAAGCATGTTCCACATTTCAAACCGGGCAAGGAATTGCGCGAACGCGTCAATCAGGATCTGGACCAGGTCACCGCCTGA
- the ykgO gene encoding type B 50S ribosomal protein L36, translating to MKVLNSLKSAKARHRDCKVVRRRGKVFVICKSNPRFKARQR from the coding sequence GTGAAGGTGCTTAACTCTTTGAAGTCCGCCAAGGCGCGGCATCGCGACTGCAAGGTTGTTCGCCGTCGTGGCAAGGTGTTCGTGATCTGCAAGAGCAACCCCCGTTTCAAGGCTCGTCAGCGCTGA